The DNA sequence TCGATGAGACGATATAATTTCGACCGTGCAGCGCTTGCTTTGAGGGTTGTCATGTCGTCTGCTCCTCATCCTCTCCGTTGGTATCTGCATAATACGGTACGTGATTGCGTACGCACTGTCAAGGGAGCGAAGAGAAGTTGGTGCCGGTGTGTAGCAGCCGGTTGCGTACGATGCTTCACGAGATACGTGTCACGAAGGGTGTTCAAAAAGCCTGTCCAGCAAGGCCGCAGCGAGTGAAGGGCCGAGGCATACCCGGAGGGTATGTTGAGGGTCTGAACGAAGCGAGAACGAAGCTGGCGGGCTTTTTGACTGCCCGCTAGTCGGAGATGACGCTGGAGCCCGGCGACTTCATCTTAAAGATCTGCACGGCATTATACATGCCCTTCGCCGGGTGGTTGAGGATGAGGCGGGAATTAGTAATGTGGGTGTCGAGCAGCTCGTATTGCCCCCCGCTGAAATAGATGTCGCAGTCGTCGATCGCGCAGTTTTTGTAGACGTGGTTGTCCAGCGACAGCTTCGCCTTGCTGAACGTCTGCCCATCAATGACGATGTAATTCGGTTCCATTCCCATAGGCCCTCCACCTGCGCGAACTATAACAACTCTCTTTTTGATCCGCAAACTAACCCACTTCAATGGAAAAATGCGGCCGTTTGCGTTTTCATTTCAGTTTCGTTCTTTTTTGAGGGGATACCCGATGTCGGTTCCCCTCCGCTCGTCGAGCGAGGCCCTTCTCCGGGCGCGCGTTCCGGGAGCACAGGACCAACGTGGGTCTCCCTTCCGATTCTTTACTTTCTCCATAGGGAGCAGGCAAGCCGTCCTGTACTGCGCGCATCGGACGAGCACATTCCGATTGTGCGCGTTCTGCGAGCAAGAAGGACGGTTGCCTGCTTCTGTCTCCCTTCCAATCTTGCTCGTTCTCTCTTTAGGGATGGGGGCTGATTGATCTTCCATTGCGCGCGTCCAACGAGGGCCTTCCGAGGCCGCGCGTTGCGCGAGCACAGAAGATCATCAGTCTCCATCCACGCCCTTTTTCGCCCTTGATCCCCTTCTCTCACCTGTATAGAATGGCCCGACTTTTCAGTTAGTTAGCTGCACGGATCGATTCTGTACCACTTCGCGGTTTGCCATCGAACACGTCATCGTGATGGATGGAGGCCAGAGGAAATGGGTGTCCCCTAACACCCCTAACAGGAGGAGACCATTGTGAGCGACTCATCCATCATTACGTTTGCGTTGGTATCGGCGGTGACCGGCATTGCCTATGGCCTCTATCTGGCCATGTGGGTGTTTAAGCTGGATGCCGGCAATCCGAAGATGCAAGAAATTGCCAAGGCCATTCAGGAAGGCGCGAGCGCCTATCTGAACCGCCAGTATCGGACCGTCGGCGTCGTTGCGGCTGTGTTGTTCGCGATGTTGTGGGGCGGAGGGGCGTTCTCCGACAAATTCGGTTTGCTGACTGCGATCGGATTTTTGATTGGCGCAGGCGCGTCGTCGCTGGCCGGCTATGTGGGCATGGTCATCGCGGTGCGGGCGAACGTGCGGACGGCGCAGGCTGCGCATAACGGGATGAATGCGGCGTTGACCGTGGCCTTCCGCGGCGGCGCGGTGACGGGGCTCTTGTTGATCGGCTTGGGCCTGCTGGCCATCACCACCTTCTATGTGGTGGCGTCGCAGATTGCGGGGCAGGAGAAGGCGATTCATGCCCTGTTGAGTCTTGGATTCGGCGGCAGTTTGATTTCGGTCTTTGCCCGGGTGGGCGGCGGTATCTATACAAAAGCGGCGGACGTTGGCGCGGATCTCGTCGGGAAAGTCGAAGCGGGGATTCCGGAAGACGATCCGCGCAACCCGGCAGTCATCGCGGATAACGTGGGAGACAATGTCGGCGATTGCGCCGGTATGGCCGCGGATCTCTTCGAGACCTACGCGGTGACGACGGTCGCAGCGATGGTCCTGGCCTTCACCCTGTTCAAGGGAGTCAGCGCGCCGATTCTGTATCCTCTGGCGTTGGGCGGCGTGACGATCTTCGCGACGATCATCGGCATTCTCTTTGTGAAGGTGAGCGAAGGCGGCGGGATCATGCCGGCGCTCTACAAGGGCCTGTTCGTGGCGGGCGGCATCGCTGCGGTAGCCTTCTATCCTGTGACGACCTCGATCATGTCTGGTGTGGGCGGCGTGAGCGGGATGAGCTACTACCTCGCCTCGTTGATCGGCTTGGCCGTGACCCTTGCCCTCGTCTTTATCACCGATTACTACACGTCGAAGAGCTATGCGCCGGTGAAGGCGATTGCCAAGGCCAGCGAAACGGGCCATGCGACGAACATCATTGCAGGATTGGCCGTTGGAATGGAGGCGACGGCCTTGCCGGTGGTGGTGATCGGCGCGGCGATTCTGACGAGCTACTGGCTGTGTGGCGGCGCGGCATCGGGCGGCTTGTATGGCGTGGCCACTGCGGCAGTCTCGATGTTGTCGATGGCCGGGATTGTGGTGGCGATCGATGCCTTCGGTCCGATTACCGACAACGCAGGCGGCATTGCGGAGATGGCGCACCTCGGCAAAGAGGTGCGGGACATTACCGATCCGTTGGATGCGGTCGGCAATACGACCAAAGCCGTGACGAAGGGCTATGCGATCGGATCGGCCGGTCTTGCGGCGGTGGTGTTGTTCGCCGAATATGCCCGTGAAGTGGCGAAGGGGAGCGGGGCGAGCACCTTCGACCTCTCCAATCCTTCGGTCCTGGTCGGACTTTTCCTGGGCGGCATGTTGCCCTTCATCTTCGGGGCCCTCTGTATGAAGGCTGTGGGAGAAGCAGCAGGCCTCGTGGTGGAAGAAGTGCGGCGGCAGTTCCGGACGATCAAGGGGATCATGGAAGGCACAGGCAAGCCGGAATACGGGACCTGCGTGGATATTGTCACGCAGGCGGCGATCAAGAAGATGATGGTGCCGGGATTGATTCCCGTCATCTCCCCGATCCTGGTCGGCGTGATTCTGGGGCCGCAGGCCTTGGGCGGCATGCTCGTCGGCAGCATTGTCACCGGTCTGTTCGTCGCGATTGAAGGGGACGGACACGCACAAGGCGGCCGTCACCGGCGACACGGTTGGCGATCCCTACAAGGATACGGCCGGCCCGGCGATCAATCCGATGATCAAGGTCATTAACATCGTGGCTCTGCTCATCGTCTCGCTGCTCGTGTAGCAGGATGCTGAAAAAGTCCGCCAGCTTCGTTCTCGGCTCATCGAAATCCTCAACGTACCCCTGAGGGTACGCCTCCGGTTTCGATTCGCCTGCGGCCTTGCTGGACGGAATTTTTGAGCATCCTGGAAGTGATTCTCGGCGTTCCTGAATGGCGAGCATGGGATTGGTCAGTATTCAGCTTTCAGCTCCGTGCTGATGGCTGAATGCTGACGGCTGATCGCTGAGGGCTTATGTCGTTTCACGTTTTACGTCTCACGTTTCACGTTTTGTCACTCGGCTTGACGGCTGAAATGACCCTGGAGTAAGGTGACCGCAGGGATCACGTTGTGCTGGTCCACGAGAGTTTCCCAGCTGTACGGGAGGTGCTCGGATGGAGAAACAGGAGCGCAAGCAAGAGCCTAAGCGAGAGCCGCAGGGGAAAGACGACGTTAAGGCCAATCCGAAGGTCGTCGAAGCCGGCAAGAAGATGAAAGAAGACATCGACAAGCTGGTCGATGAAATCGACGACGTCCTCGAGAAAAACGCAGAAGAATTCGTCAAGAACTACGTGCAAAAAGGGGGGGAGTAGCGACAGGCTACTTCCCTCTTTTTCTTTCTCTCCTTCTCCTCATCTCACAGGTCGATGTTCTGCAGGATGCTGAAGCCGTCCGCCAGCAGGGTGGGATGGCCCAGTGAGTCCCCTGTGCTCGTGCAACGCGCGGTCTCAGAAGACCCTCGTTGGACGCGCGCAGTGGGGGACTCATCCGGGCCATCCTAGGAAACGTACACGAGCAAGCTTGGAAGAACCATCTTGGATCGCTCGCTTGCGGCCTTGCTGGACGGACGGTTTGAGCATCCTGCGGGAGTGCTTTCCTGTTGTGCCCACATGGAGACCCTCGATGCGTTTGCGTGCCCTGTAGTTTTTCATGGCCCGCTTGAGAGCCAATACTGATGCGGCCTCCCGTCTGTTGGTTTGACAACGCAGCAACGA is a window from the Nitrospirota bacterium genome containing:
- a CDS encoding ubiquitin-like protein Pup; the protein is MEKQERKQEPKREPQGKDDVKANPKVVEAGKKMKEDIDKLVDEIDDVLEKNAEEFVKNYVQKGGE